The Populus alba chromosome 6, ASM523922v2, whole genome shotgun sequence genome contains a region encoding:
- the LOC118048127 gene encoding LOW QUALITY PROTEIN: leucine-rich repeat receptor-like protein kinase PXC2 (The sequence of the model RefSeq protein was modified relative to this genomic sequence to represent the inferred CDS: deleted 1 base in 1 codon) yields the protein MLLKFLFLVGLAPLLVVQCLDSTFNDDVLGLIVFKAGLQDPESKLSSWNEDDDSPCSWVGVKCEPNTHRVTELFLDGFSLSGHIGRGLLRLQFLQVLSLANNKFNGTINPDLPRLGGLQVIDLSDNSLSGSIPDGFFQQCGSLRSVSFARNDLTGMIPGSLSSCLTLSLVNFSSNGLCGELPSGLWYLRGLQSLDLSDNLLEGEIPEGIANLYDLRVINLKNNRFTGQLPVDIGGSRVLKLLDFSENSLSGSLPESLQRLNSCATVRLGGNSFTGEVPGWIGELTDLENLDLSANRFSGRIPVSIGNLNVLKELNLSMNQLTGGLPESMMNCLNLLAIDVSHNRLTGNLPSWIFKSGLNSVSPSGNRFNESIQNPSGVSLAVSIQGLQVLDLSSNVFSGEIPSDIGVLSSLLLLNVSKNQLFGSIPSSIGDLTMIQALDLSDNRLNGSIPSEIGGAISLTELRLEKNLLTGKIPTQIKKCSSLTSLILSWNNLTGPIPVAIANLVNLQYVDLSFNRLSGSLPKELTNLSHLLSFNISHNNLQGDLPLGGFFNTISPSSVSGNPSLCGSVVNLSCPSDHQKPIVLNPNSSDSSNGTSLNHHHKIVLSISALTAIGAAACITLGVVAVIFLNIHAQSSMARSPAAFAFSGGEDFSCSPTNDPNYASFVMFSGDADFVAGAHALLNKDSELGRGGFGVVYRTILRDGRSVAIKKLTVSSLIKSQDEFEREVKKLGKVRHHNLVALEGYYWTPTLQLLIYEYVSSGSVYKHLHDGPDTNYLSWRHRFNIILGMARALAHLHHMNIIHYNLKSTNILIDDSGEPKVGDFGLAKLLPTLDRCILSSKIQSALGYMAPEFACRTVKITEKCDVYGFGILVLEVVTGKRPVEYMEDDVVVLCDMVRGALEDGRVEECIDSRLGGKVPADEAIPVIKLGLICASQVPSNRPDMEEVVNILELIQCPAEGHEELE from the exons atgctACTCAAGTTCTTGTTTCTTGTTGGTTTAGCTCCATTACTGGTGGTACAGTGTTTGGACTCAACGTTCAATGATGATGTTCTTGGCTTGATAGTATTCAAGGCAGGTCTTCAAGACCCGGAATCTAAACTCTCATCATggaatgaagatgatgatagtCCTTGTAGCTGGGTTGGTGTCAAATGTGAACCGAATACCCATCGGGTTACTGAACTGTTTCTTGATGGCTTCTCTTTATCTGGGCACATTGGTCGTGGCCTTCTAAGGCTACAGTTTCTTCAGGTTCTTTCTTTAGCTAATAATAAATTCAACGGGACTATAAACCCTGATCTTCCTAGACTTGGGGGTTTACAAGTTATTGACTTGAGTGATAATAGCCTATCAGGGTCAATCCCTGATGGGTTTTTTCAGCAATGTGGGTCGTTGAGGTCTGTTTCATTTGCTAGGAATGATCTTACAGGGATGATTCCTGGTTCTTTGAGCTCTTGTTTGACGCTTTCATTGGTTAACTTCTCGTCGAATGGCCTTTGTGGTGAATTGCCATCTGGATTATGGTATTTGAGAGGGCTACAGTCTCTTGATCTATCTGATAACTTGTTGGAAGGAGAGATTCCTGAAGGAATTGCAAATTTGTATGATTTAAGAgtcattaatttgaaaaataataggtTCACTGGGCAGCTACCAGTGGATATTGGAGGCTCTCGGGTTTTGAAACTGCTTGATTTTAGTGAGAATTCTTTGTCTGGTAGTCTTCCAGAGTCATTGCAGAGGCTCAATTCATGTGCTACGGTTAGACTAGGAGGAAATTCATTCACTGGGGAAGTTCCTGGATGGATTGGAGAGTTGACAGATCTTGAAAATTTGGATCTTTCTGCCAATAGGTTTTCAGGCCGGATTCCTGTTTCAATAGGAAACCTTAATGTCTTGAAGGAATTGAATCTGTCCATGAACCAGCTTACTGGAGGGTTACCTGAGTCGATGATGAATTGCCTAAACCTTTTGGCTATAGATGTTAGCCATAATCGGTTGACAGGTAATCTTCCTTCGTGGATTTTCAAGTCGGGGTTAAATAGTGTGTCACCTTCGGGAAACAGATTCAATGAGAGCATACAAAATCCTTCAGGTGTATCGTTGGCGGTCTCTATTCAAGGTCTTCAGGTCTTGGATCTATCTTCAAATGTCTTCTCCGGAGAAATTCCATCTGACATTGGGGTTTTAAGCAGCTTGCTACTCTTGAATGTATCAAAGAACCAACTATTTGGTTCGATTCCATCGAGCATAGGAGATTTAACAATGATTCAAGCTCTGGATTTGAGTGATAATAGGCTAAATGGAAGCATTCCTTCTGAAATTGGAGGAGCAATTTCACTCACGGAACTACGACTGGAGAAGAACTTACTAACTGGGAAAATTCCCACTCAAATCAAGAAGTGCTCATCTTTAACATCCTT AATTCTATCTTGGAACAACCTTACTGGTCCAATACCAGTAGCCATTGCAAACCTAGTCAACCTTCAATATGTAGACTTATCTTTCAACCGCCTCTCTGGAAGCTTACCCAAAGAGCTGACCAATCTTTCCCATCTCCTATCCTTCAATATTTCCCACAACAACCTCCAAGGTGACCTCCCACTCGGGGGTTTCTTCAACACAATTTCCCCCTCATCCGTCTCTGGTAATCCATCCCTGTGTGGCTCTGTTGTCAACCTATCCTGCCCTTCTGACCATCAGAAGCCAATTGTTCTGAATCCCAACTCTTCTGACTCCTCCAATGGCACCTCTTTAAATCACCATCACAAGATTGTTCTCAGCATCTCTGCCCTCACTGCTATTGGTGCAGCCGCTTGCATCACCCTTGGTGTGGTAGCTGTTATTTTCCTCAATATTCATGCACAATCTTCTATGGCACGTTCTCCAGCTGCATTCGCATTTTCTGGCGGGGAAGATTTCAGCTGTTCCCCAACTAATGATCCGAACTATGCAAGCTTTGTCATG TTTTCTGGTGATGCTGATTTTGTTGCTGGGGCCCATGCATTACTCAACAAAGACTCAGAACTTGGTCGCGGTGGATTCGGAGTTGTTTACCGAACAATACTTCGAGATGGGCGTTCAGTTGCTATAAAGAAGCTAACAGTTTCAAGTTTGATCAAGTCCCAAGATGAATTTGAAAGGGAAGTGAAGAAACTTGGAAAGGTTAGACATCATAATCTTGTCGCCCTGGAAGGTTATTACTGGACTCCAACCTTGCAACTCCTTATTTATGAATATGTATCAAGTGGAAGTGTGTATAAGCATCTCCATGATGGGCCTGATACGAACTACCTCTCCTGGCGACACAGATTCAACATAATTCTTGGAATGGCTAGAGCTTTGGCCCATTTGCATCACATGAACATAATTCactataatttaaaatctacCAATATTCTAATAGATGATTCTGGTGAGCCAAAGGTGGGAGATTTCGGCCTGGCAAAGCTGTTGCCTACATTAGACCGTTGCATCTTAAGCAGCAAAATCCAGAGTGCGCTAGGATACATGGCTCCTGAGTTTGCTTGTCGAACTGTGAAGATAACTGAGAAATGTGATGTGTATGGGTTTGGGATCTTAGTTTTGGAGGTGGTGACAGGGAAGAGACCAGTGGAATATATGGAGGATGATGTGGTTGTGCTATGTGACATGGTGAGGGGAGCACTAGAGGATGGCAGAGTGGAAGAATGCATTGATAGCAGACTTGGAGGAAAAGTTCCAGCAGACGAGGCAATTCCTGTGATAAAACTTGGTTTGATATGTGCATCTCAAGTACCATCGAATCGGCCAGACATGGAAGAAGTGGTTAATATTTTAGAGCTGATCCAATGTCCTGCAGAGGGTCATGAAGAGTTGGAGTGA
- the LOC118048126 gene encoding protein FATTY ACID EXPORT 3, chloroplastic, with protein sequence MSVSMELLSAGCSTLPLKRPPFCSSSSMALLAPSLKFKSLLLKPSGHRLSFESSRAFVPKELGAGFLSGNSLNRPIVVFAASHEDSHSRIEVEKESEDRKLRGEESEEVWKQTLESFKEQALKLQSVSQEAYEIYSKQTMVILQETSEKLKIQAEKAKSDLSELAKEFGEDSIQLLTVATENSPESVKEVVETLTSSTDNLNDVSKFRDFHLGIPYGLLLSTSGFLSFMLSGSISSLRFGVILGSMLLALSVSSLKSYKRAEPNSLALKGQAAIAAVIFLRDISIILTRRTSFLTPLATLISGAMAAFYLYKIALDGKQSKGSDLGHGAEG encoded by the exons atgagtgTGTCAATGGAGTTGTTATCTGCTGGCTGTAGTACTTTGCCCTTGAAAAGACCCCCTttctgttcatcttcttcaatggCTTTGTTAGCTCCATCTTTAAAGTTCAAATCTTTATTGCTTAAACCTAGTGGTCACAGATTGTCTTTTGAATCTTCAAGGGCTTTTGTCCCAAAAGAGCTTGGTGCTGGTTTTCTTTCTGGAAATTCGTTGAATCGACCAATCGTGGTATTTGCTGCCTCTCACGAAGATTCT CATTCAAGGATTGAAGTGGAAAAGGAAAGCGAAGATAGAAAATTAAGGGGCGAAGAATCAGAGGAAGTATGGAAACAGACACTGGAGtcattcaaagaacaagctTTGAAGTTGCAAAGTGTTTCACAAGAAGCATATGAGATCTACTCAAAGCAAACCATGGTTATTTTGCAAGAAACTTCAGAGAAGTTAAAAATTCAAGCAGAGAAGGCAAAGAGTGATTTGAGCGagctagcaaaggaatttggTGAAGATAGTATACAGTTACTCACGGTGGCTACAGAGAATTCTCCAGAATCAGTGAAGGAGGTTGTTGAAACATTAACTTCCTCGACTGATAATTTGAACGATGTTTCTAAATTCCGCGATTTCCATCTTGGAATACCATATG GTTTATTACTTTCTACTTCTGGATTTCTCTCATTCATGTTGTCCGGAAGCATCTCTTCCCTTAGGTTTGGCGTCATTCTTGGCAGCATGCTTCTGGCTTTAAGTGTATCAAGTTTAAAATCTTACAAAAGAGCAGAGCCAAATTCCTTAGCCTTGAAAGGACAGGCAG CAATAGCAGCTGTCATCTTTCTTCGCGACATTAGCATCATACTGACTCGG AGAACTTCATTTCTTACTCCTCTTGCAACCCTCATCAG TGGTGCAATGGCTGCATTCTATCTATATAAGATTGCCTTGGATGGTAAGCAGAGTAAAGGGTCAGACTTGGGACACGGAGCAGAAGGTTGA
- the LOC118048125 gene encoding vacuolar-sorting receptor 1 isoform X4 — MDTPEEENADADYLQNITIPSALISKSLGDSIKKAISNGEMVNMNLDWTEALPHPDERVEYEFWTSSNDECGPKCDSQIEFVKNFKGAAQILEQKGYTQFTPHYITWYCPEAFVLSKQCKSQCINHGRYCAPDPEQDFSKGYDGKDVVVQNLRQACFYKVANESKKPWLWWDYVTDFSIRCPMKEKKYTKECADQVIQSIGVDLKKIDICIGDSEADVENEVLKAEQEVQIGKGSRGDVTILPTLVINNRQYRGKLDKGAVLKAICAGFEETTEPAICLSEDVETNECLENNGGCWQDRAANLTACKDTFRGRVCECPTVQGVKFVGDGYSHCNASGSLRCEINNGGCWKKTQDGTMFSACVEDRSQGCKCPPGFKGDGVNSCEDVDECKDKVACQCSECKCKNTWGSYECSCSGGLLYMREHDTCISNAARAEYSWSFVWMIVLGLATAGVAGYAIYKYRIRRYMDSEIRAIMAQYMPLDSQAAIPVHHAPRGDI, encoded by the exons ATGGACACCCCTGAAGAAGAGAATGCAGATGCTGATTATCTGCAGAATATCACTATCCCCTCAGCACTTATTAGCAAGTCCTTGGGGGATAGTATCAAGAAAGCTATATCTAATGGAGAGATGGTTAACATGAATCTTGATTGGACAGAGGCTCTTCCACATCCTGATGAGCGGGTTGAGTATGAGTTTTGGACAAGTAGCAATGATGAATGTGGGCCAAAGTGTGACAGTCAGATTGAGTTTGTCAAGAACTTCAAAGGTGCAGCACAGATACTTGAGCAGAAGGGTTATACTCAGTTCACCCCTCACTATATAACATGGTATTGCCCAGAGGCATTCGTTCTGAGCAAACAATGCAAATCCCAGTGCATCAACCATGGGAGATACTGTGCTCCAGATCCTGAGCAGGATTTCAGCAAAGGGTATGATGGGAAAGATGTTGTAGTTCAAAATCTACGCCAAGCTTGCTTTTATAAAGTTGCCAATGAAAGTAAAAAGCCATGGCTTTGGTGGGACTATGTgactgatttttcaatccgttgCCCAATGAAAGAGAAGAAATACACCAAAGAGTGTGCAGATCAAGTTATTCAGTCTATTG GTGTTGATCTCAAGAAGATAGATATATGTATAGGAGACTCTGAGGCAGATGTGGAAAACGAAGTTCTTAAAGCTGAACAAGAAGTGCAG ATTGGAAAAGGTTCTCGAGGAGATGTGACTATACTTCCAACTCTTGTAATAAACAACAGGCAGTATAGAG GTAAGTTGGACAAAGGAGCAGTTCTCAAGGCAATTTGTGCAGGTTTTGAAGAGACTACGGAGCCAGCCATTTGTTTAAGTGAAG atGTAGAAACCAACGAATGTCTAGAAAATAATGGTGGGTGCTGGCAGGACAGGGCTGCTAACCTTACTGCATGCAAG GATACTTTTCGGGGTCGGGTATGTGAATGTCCAACGGTACAAGGTGTGAAGTTTGTTGGTGATGGTTATTCTCATTGTAATG CTTCAGGTTCTTTACGCTGTGAAATTAACAACGGAGGATGCTGGAAGAAAACTCAAGATGGCACTATGTTTTCTGCTTGTGTT GAAGATCGTTCACAAGGTTGCAAGTGTCCTCCAGGATTCAAGGGTGATGGAGTAAACTCCTGTGAAG ACGTGGATGAATGCAAAGACAAGGTAGCTTGCCAGTGTTCAGAATGCAAATGCAAGAATACCTGGGGCAGTTATGAGTGCAGCTGCAGTGGTGGTTTATTATACATGCGAGAACATGACACTTGCATAA GTAATGCTGCTAGGGCAGAGTACAGCTGGAGCTTTGTTTGGATGATTGTTCTTGGCTTGGCTACTGCTGGAGTTGCTGGATATGCAATTTACAAGTACAGAATTCGG AGATACATGGATTCAGAGATTCGGGCTATCATGGCACAGTATATGCCATTGGATAGTCAAGCAGCCATCCCTGTTCATCATGCTCCCCGTGGGGACATCTGA
- the LOC118048125 gene encoding vacuolar-sorting receptor 1 isoform X2, translating into MREKLGFLVAVWLLHCGFCLGRFVVEKNSLKLTSPDSLKGIYECAIGNFGVPQYGGTLVGTVVYPKVNQKACKGFDEVDISFKSRPGGLPTFVLADRGDCYFTLKAWNAQNGGAAAILVADDKDEPLITMDTPEEENADADYLQNITIPSALISKSLGDSIKKAISNGEMVNMNLDWTEALPHPDERVEYEFWTSSNDECGPKCDSQIEFVKNFKGAAQILEQKGYTQFTPHYITWYCPEAFVLSKQCKSQCINHGRYCAPDPEQDFSKGYDGKDVVVQNLRQACFYKVANESKKPWLWWDYVTDFSIRCPMKEKKYTKECADQVIQSIGVDLKKIDICIGDSEADVENEVLKAEQEVQIGKGSRGDVTILPTLVINNRQYRGKLDKGAVLKAICAGFEETTEPAICLSEDVETNECLENNGGCWQDRAANLTACKDTFRGRVCECPTVQGVKFVGDGYSHCNASGSLRCEINNGGCWKKTQDGTMFSACVEDRSQGCKCPPGFKGDGVNSCEDKVACQCSECKCKNTWGSYECSCSGGLLYMREHDTCISNAARAEYSWSFVWMIVLGLATAGVAGYAIYKYRIRRYMDSEIRAIMAQYMPLDSQAAIPVHHAPRGDI; encoded by the exons ATGAGGGAAAAGTTAGGATTTTTAGTAGCTGTATGGCTTTTGCATTGTGGGTTTTGTCTTGGTAGGTTTGTAGTCGAGAAAAACAGCTTGAAACTAACATCACCTGATTCATTGAAAGGTATTTATGAATGTGCGATTGGTAATTTTGGAGTTCCTCAATATGGAGGGACCTTAGTTGGCACTGTGGTCTATCCAAAAGTTAATCAAAAGGCATGCAAAGGGTTTGATGAGGTTGATATCTCTTTCAAATCCAGACCTGGAGGGTTACCTACTTTTGTCCTTGCTGATCGTGGAG ATTGTTACTTCACCCTGAAGGCATGGAATGCACAGAATGGTGGAGCAGCAGCTATTCTTGTAGCAGATGACAAGGATGAACCATTGATTACCATGGACACCCCTGAAGAAGAGAATGCAGATGCTGATTATCTGCAGAATATCACTATCCCCTCAGCACTTATTAGCAAGTCCTTGGGGGATAGTATCAAGAAAGCTATATCTAATGGAGAGATGGTTAACATGAATCTTGATTGGACAGAGGCTCTTCCACATCCTGATGAGCGGGTTGAGTATGAGTTTTGGACAAGTAGCAATGATGAATGTGGGCCAAAGTGTGACAGTCAGATTGAGTTTGTCAAGAACTTCAAAGGTGCAGCACAGATACTTGAGCAGAAGGGTTATACTCAGTTCACCCCTCACTATATAACATGGTATTGCCCAGAGGCATTCGTTCTGAGCAAACAATGCAAATCCCAGTGCATCAACCATGGGAGATACTGTGCTCCAGATCCTGAGCAGGATTTCAGCAAAGGGTATGATGGGAAAGATGTTGTAGTTCAAAATCTACGCCAAGCTTGCTTTTATAAAGTTGCCAATGAAAGTAAAAAGCCATGGCTTTGGTGGGACTATGTgactgatttttcaatccgttgCCCAATGAAAGAGAAGAAATACACCAAAGAGTGTGCAGATCAAGTTATTCAGTCTATTG GTGTTGATCTCAAGAAGATAGATATATGTATAGGAGACTCTGAGGCAGATGTGGAAAACGAAGTTCTTAAAGCTGAACAAGAAGTGCAG ATTGGAAAAGGTTCTCGAGGAGATGTGACTATACTTCCAACTCTTGTAATAAACAACAGGCAGTATAGAG GTAAGTTGGACAAAGGAGCAGTTCTCAAGGCAATTTGTGCAGGTTTTGAAGAGACTACGGAGCCAGCCATTTGTTTAAGTGAAG atGTAGAAACCAACGAATGTCTAGAAAATAATGGTGGGTGCTGGCAGGACAGGGCTGCTAACCTTACTGCATGCAAG GATACTTTTCGGGGTCGGGTATGTGAATGTCCAACGGTACAAGGTGTGAAGTTTGTTGGTGATGGTTATTCTCATTGTAATG CTTCAGGTTCTTTACGCTGTGAAATTAACAACGGAGGATGCTGGAAGAAAACTCAAGATGGCACTATGTTTTCTGCTTGTGTT GAAGATCGTTCACAAGGTTGCAAGTGTCCTCCAGGATTCAAGGGTGATGGAGTAAACTCCTGTGAAG ACAAGGTAGCTTGCCAGTGTTCAGAATGCAAATGCAAGAATACCTGGGGCAGTTATGAGTGCAGCTGCAGTGGTGGTTTATTATACATGCGAGAACATGACACTTGCATAA GTAATGCTGCTAGGGCAGAGTACAGCTGGAGCTTTGTTTGGATGATTGTTCTTGGCTTGGCTACTGCTGGAGTTGCTGGATATGCAATTTACAAGTACAGAATTCGG AGATACATGGATTCAGAGATTCGGGCTATCATGGCACAGTATATGCCATTGGATAGTCAAGCAGCCATCCCTGTTCATCATGCTCCCCGTGGGGACATCTGA
- the LOC118048125 gene encoding vacuolar-sorting receptor 1 isoform X1 → MREKLGFLVAVWLLHCGFCLGRFVVEKNSLKLTSPDSLKGIYECAIGNFGVPQYGGTLVGTVVYPKVNQKACKGFDEVDISFKSRPGGLPTFVLADRGDCYFTLKAWNAQNGGAAAILVADDKDEPLITMDTPEEENADADYLQNITIPSALISKSLGDSIKKAISNGEMVNMNLDWTEALPHPDERVEYEFWTSSNDECGPKCDSQIEFVKNFKGAAQILEQKGYTQFTPHYITWYCPEAFVLSKQCKSQCINHGRYCAPDPEQDFSKGYDGKDVVVQNLRQACFYKVANESKKPWLWWDYVTDFSIRCPMKEKKYTKECADQVIQSIGVDLKKIDICIGDSEADVENEVLKAEQEVQIGKGSRGDVTILPTLVINNRQYRGKLDKGAVLKAICAGFEETTEPAICLSEDVETNECLENNGGCWQDRAANLTACKDTFRGRVCECPTVQGVKFVGDGYSHCNASGSLRCEINNGGCWKKTQDGTMFSACVEDRSQGCKCPPGFKGDGVNSCEDVDECKDKVACQCSECKCKNTWGSYECSCSGGLLYMREHDTCISNAARAEYSWSFVWMIVLGLATAGVAGYAIYKYRIRRYMDSEIRAIMAQYMPLDSQAAIPVHHAPRGDI, encoded by the exons ATGAGGGAAAAGTTAGGATTTTTAGTAGCTGTATGGCTTTTGCATTGTGGGTTTTGTCTTGGTAGGTTTGTAGTCGAGAAAAACAGCTTGAAACTAACATCACCTGATTCATTGAAAGGTATTTATGAATGTGCGATTGGTAATTTTGGAGTTCCTCAATATGGAGGGACCTTAGTTGGCACTGTGGTCTATCCAAAAGTTAATCAAAAGGCATGCAAAGGGTTTGATGAGGTTGATATCTCTTTCAAATCCAGACCTGGAGGGTTACCTACTTTTGTCCTTGCTGATCGTGGAG ATTGTTACTTCACCCTGAAGGCATGGAATGCACAGAATGGTGGAGCAGCAGCTATTCTTGTAGCAGATGACAAGGATGAACCATTGATTACCATGGACACCCCTGAAGAAGAGAATGCAGATGCTGATTATCTGCAGAATATCACTATCCCCTCAGCACTTATTAGCAAGTCCTTGGGGGATAGTATCAAGAAAGCTATATCTAATGGAGAGATGGTTAACATGAATCTTGATTGGACAGAGGCTCTTCCACATCCTGATGAGCGGGTTGAGTATGAGTTTTGGACAAGTAGCAATGATGAATGTGGGCCAAAGTGTGACAGTCAGATTGAGTTTGTCAAGAACTTCAAAGGTGCAGCACAGATACTTGAGCAGAAGGGTTATACTCAGTTCACCCCTCACTATATAACATGGTATTGCCCAGAGGCATTCGTTCTGAGCAAACAATGCAAATCCCAGTGCATCAACCATGGGAGATACTGTGCTCCAGATCCTGAGCAGGATTTCAGCAAAGGGTATGATGGGAAAGATGTTGTAGTTCAAAATCTACGCCAAGCTTGCTTTTATAAAGTTGCCAATGAAAGTAAAAAGCCATGGCTTTGGTGGGACTATGTgactgatttttcaatccgttgCCCAATGAAAGAGAAGAAATACACCAAAGAGTGTGCAGATCAAGTTATTCAGTCTATTG GTGTTGATCTCAAGAAGATAGATATATGTATAGGAGACTCTGAGGCAGATGTGGAAAACGAAGTTCTTAAAGCTGAACAAGAAGTGCAG ATTGGAAAAGGTTCTCGAGGAGATGTGACTATACTTCCAACTCTTGTAATAAACAACAGGCAGTATAGAG GTAAGTTGGACAAAGGAGCAGTTCTCAAGGCAATTTGTGCAGGTTTTGAAGAGACTACGGAGCCAGCCATTTGTTTAAGTGAAG atGTAGAAACCAACGAATGTCTAGAAAATAATGGTGGGTGCTGGCAGGACAGGGCTGCTAACCTTACTGCATGCAAG GATACTTTTCGGGGTCGGGTATGTGAATGTCCAACGGTACAAGGTGTGAAGTTTGTTGGTGATGGTTATTCTCATTGTAATG CTTCAGGTTCTTTACGCTGTGAAATTAACAACGGAGGATGCTGGAAGAAAACTCAAGATGGCACTATGTTTTCTGCTTGTGTT GAAGATCGTTCACAAGGTTGCAAGTGTCCTCCAGGATTCAAGGGTGATGGAGTAAACTCCTGTGAAG ACGTGGATGAATGCAAAGACAAGGTAGCTTGCCAGTGTTCAGAATGCAAATGCAAGAATACCTGGGGCAGTTATGAGTGCAGCTGCAGTGGTGGTTTATTATACATGCGAGAACATGACACTTGCATAA GTAATGCTGCTAGGGCAGAGTACAGCTGGAGCTTTGTTTGGATGATTGTTCTTGGCTTGGCTACTGCTGGAGTTGCTGGATATGCAATTTACAAGTACAGAATTCGG AGATACATGGATTCAGAGATTCGGGCTATCATGGCACAGTATATGCCATTGGATAGTCAAGCAGCCATCCCTGTTCATCATGCTCCCCGTGGGGACATCTGA
- the LOC118048125 gene encoding vacuolar-sorting receptor 1 isoform X3, with product MREKLGFLVAVWLLHCGFCLGRFVVEKNSLKLTSPDSLKGIYECAIGNFGVPQYGGTLVGTVVYPKVNQKACKGFDEVDISFKSRPGGLPTFVLADRGDCYFTLKAWNAQNGGAAAILVADDKDEPLITMDTPEEENADADYLQNITIPSALISKSLGDSIKKAISNGEMVNMNLDWTEALPHPDERVEYEFWTSSNDECGPKCDSQIEFVKNFKGAAQILEQKGYTQFTPHYITWYCPEAFVLSKQCKSQCINHGRYCAPDPEQDFSKGYDGKDVVVQNLRQACFYKVANESKKPWLWWDYVTDFSIRCPMKEKKYTKECADQVIQSIGVDLKKIDICIGDSEADVENEVLKAEQEVQIGKGSRGDVTILPTLVINNRQYRGKLDKGAVLKAICAGFEETTEPAICLSEDVETNECLENNGGCWQDRAANLTACKDTFRGRVCECPTVQGVKFVGDGYSHCNASGSLRCEINNGGCWKKTQDGTMFSACVEDRSQGCKCPPGFKGDGVNSCEDYEALTTCSLSAFF from the exons ATGAGGGAAAAGTTAGGATTTTTAGTAGCTGTATGGCTTTTGCATTGTGGGTTTTGTCTTGGTAGGTTTGTAGTCGAGAAAAACAGCTTGAAACTAACATCACCTGATTCATTGAAAGGTATTTATGAATGTGCGATTGGTAATTTTGGAGTTCCTCAATATGGAGGGACCTTAGTTGGCACTGTGGTCTATCCAAAAGTTAATCAAAAGGCATGCAAAGGGTTTGATGAGGTTGATATCTCTTTCAAATCCAGACCTGGAGGGTTACCTACTTTTGTCCTTGCTGATCGTGGAG ATTGTTACTTCACCCTGAAGGCATGGAATGCACAGAATGGTGGAGCAGCAGCTATTCTTGTAGCAGATGACAAGGATGAACCATTGATTACCATGGACACCCCTGAAGAAGAGAATGCAGATGCTGATTATCTGCAGAATATCACTATCCCCTCAGCACTTATTAGCAAGTCCTTGGGGGATAGTATCAAGAAAGCTATATCTAATGGAGAGATGGTTAACATGAATCTTGATTGGACAGAGGCTCTTCCACATCCTGATGAGCGGGTTGAGTATGAGTTTTGGACAAGTAGCAATGATGAATGTGGGCCAAAGTGTGACAGTCAGATTGAGTTTGTCAAGAACTTCAAAGGTGCAGCACAGATACTTGAGCAGAAGGGTTATACTCAGTTCACCCCTCACTATATAACATGGTATTGCCCAGAGGCATTCGTTCTGAGCAAACAATGCAAATCCCAGTGCATCAACCATGGGAGATACTGTGCTCCAGATCCTGAGCAGGATTTCAGCAAAGGGTATGATGGGAAAGATGTTGTAGTTCAAAATCTACGCCAAGCTTGCTTTTATAAAGTTGCCAATGAAAGTAAAAAGCCATGGCTTTGGTGGGACTATGTgactgatttttcaatccgttgCCCAATGAAAGAGAAGAAATACACCAAAGAGTGTGCAGATCAAGTTATTCAGTCTATTG GTGTTGATCTCAAGAAGATAGATATATGTATAGGAGACTCTGAGGCAGATGTGGAAAACGAAGTTCTTAAAGCTGAACAAGAAGTGCAG ATTGGAAAAGGTTCTCGAGGAGATGTGACTATACTTCCAACTCTTGTAATAAACAACAGGCAGTATAGAG GTAAGTTGGACAAAGGAGCAGTTCTCAAGGCAATTTGTGCAGGTTTTGAAGAGACTACGGAGCCAGCCATTTGTTTAAGTGAAG atGTAGAAACCAACGAATGTCTAGAAAATAATGGTGGGTGCTGGCAGGACAGGGCTGCTAACCTTACTGCATGCAAG GATACTTTTCGGGGTCGGGTATGTGAATGTCCAACGGTACAAGGTGTGAAGTTTGTTGGTGATGGTTATTCTCATTGTAATG CTTCAGGTTCTTTACGCTGTGAAATTAACAACGGAGGATGCTGGAAGAAAACTCAAGATGGCACTATGTTTTCTGCTTGTGTT GAAGATCGTTCACAAGGTTGCAAGTGTCCTCCAGGATTCAAGGGTGATGGAGTAAACTCCTGTGAAG ATTATGAGGCACTCACCACATGTTCTCTTTCGGCTTTTTTCTAG